A window of Parasynechococcus marenigrum WH 8102 contains these coding sequences:
- a CDS encoding BMC domain-containing protein — MANETMGIALGMIETRGLVPAIEAADAMTKAAEVRLIGREFVGGGYVTVLVRGETGAVNAAVRAGADACERVGDGLVAAHIIARPHREVEPALGNGNFLGQKD; from the coding sequence ATGGCTAACGAAACCATGGGCATCGCCCTCGGCATGATCGAGACCCGCGGTCTGGTCCCCGCCATCGAGGCAGCTGATGCCATGACCAAGGCTGCCGAAGTGCGCCTGATCGGTCGTGAGTTCGTCGGCGGCGGCTACGTCACCGTTTTGGTGCGCGGCGAAACCGGCGCTGTGAACGCTGCTGTGCGCGCTGGCGCTGATGCCTGCGAGCGCGTCGGCGACGGCCTCGTGGCTGCTCACATCATTGCCCGCCCCCACCGCGAAGTGGAGCCTGCACTGGGCAACGGCAACTTCCTCGGTCAGAAGGACTGA
- a CDS encoding protochlorophyllide reductase: MSTPGTVLITGTTSGVGLNATCALVKRGWTVITANRSPQRAAAAADDMDLPKERLQHVLMDLGDLDSVRRAVDALPDRLDAVVCNAAVYKPKLKQPERSPQGYEISMATNHLGHFLLVQLLLGRLQNSSHPSRRVVILGTVTANSKELGGKIPIPAPADLGDLSGFEAGFKYPVAMASGKPFKPGKAYKDSKLCNMISTQELHRRLHGESGITFTSLYPGCVADTPLFRNTPKAFQTIFPWFQKNITGGYVSQALAGERVADVVAHPDFAESGVHWSWGNRQKKDGQQFSQELSDKATDPDTARRVWDLSMQLVGL, from the coding sequence ATGTCCACGCCCGGCACCGTTCTGATCACCGGCACCACGTCAGGTGTGGGCCTCAATGCCACCTGTGCTCTAGTGAAGCGGGGCTGGACGGTGATCACCGCCAACCGCAGCCCCCAGCGGGCCGCGGCGGCGGCTGACGACATGGACCTGCCCAAGGAGCGGCTTCAGCATGTGTTGATGGATCTGGGTGATCTCGACAGCGTGCGGCGTGCGGTTGATGCCTTGCCGGATCGATTGGATGCCGTGGTTTGCAATGCCGCGGTGTACAAACCAAAGCTGAAGCAGCCGGAGCGTTCGCCCCAGGGCTACGAAATCTCGATGGCCACCAACCACCTCGGCCATTTCCTGTTGGTGCAGCTGCTGTTGGGGCGCCTCCAGAACTCCAGCCACCCCTCCAGGCGGGTGGTAATCCTGGGCACGGTGACAGCGAATTCCAAGGAACTTGGGGGCAAGATTCCCATCCCGGCGCCGGCGGATCTGGGGGATCTCTCTGGTTTTGAGGCCGGTTTCAAATACCCCGTTGCCATGGCCAGCGGCAAGCCGTTCAAGCCCGGCAAGGCCTACAAAGACAGCAAGCTCTGCAACATGATCTCCACCCAGGAGCTGCACCGCCGCCTGCACGGAGAGTCGGGGATCACCTTCACCTCGCTCTACCCGGGCTGTGTGGCCGACACGCCGTTGTTCCGCAACACTCCCAAGGCGTTCCAGACGATTTTTCCCTGGTTCCAGAAGAACATCACCGGCGGTTACGTCTCCCAGGCCTTAGCTGGAGAACGGGTGGCGGATGTGGTGGCCCATCCAGACTTCGCCGAATCCGGCGTCCATTGGAGCTGGGGCAACCGCCAGAAGAAGGATGGCCAGCAGTTCAGCCAGGAGCTGTCGGACAAGGCCACCGACCCGGACACCGCTCGACGGGTCTGGGACCTGTCGATGCAGCTGGTCGGCCTCTGA
- the csoS2 gene encoding carboxysome assembly protein CsoS2: MARLSSRELALERRKALTTSGKKSSVAAGDGANRVRTASDVRPTRTDAAAAVEPTAPAVSAPVKPTVSFTPASPSSSSHVKPQRHPSRDLVLARRDALSRRGKTADTSRDRNRADVARQTQAAAPVAASAEEQKTCGCGGKRAAGKVQLSAPTTSLKPRSDRRSAAPKRRAIENPSRALVLARREAMAKHGKTAGKQPTSAAAVARQANPDLTSRELAQQVRELRTKAGARNKQSAGATRPTGPNRHGAKQAAAADAHWKVGESTTSTGQTVTGTQANRSVKTTGNEASTCRSITGTEYLGAEVFQTFCQQAPEPTTPAKVRVTATSHGNRVTGNEVGRSEKVTGDEPGTCKSVTGTEYISANQSAAYCGSSQVSQRKVGHSLTQQGRPVSGVMVGRSSSVTGDEAGAGRSLTGDQYLGSDPLPDGRPAAKVGQSGTLSGTGVTGTLVGRSSQVTGNEFGSCHRVTGDQYISAEQVNAFCGSKPEPEAAKVGFSITNRNQVVSGTRTGRSERVTGDEPGTCKAVTGTPYAGLENAGQHCGTSAVQAIRERTPVRLGTPSAAMTGIQPGVGGVMTGDEKGACEAVTGTPYVGADQLATACGNEAPAGTDSHGQAPEGAAWTRFSVMSPARAAQQQRDDQGAVTGTSYEQGNRITGPFDLAGGKVTGTEQFRFDNREFQRRQFQPTVAVVSEPAEQPASRVTGEGSSTKITGDDWDRGEHVTGTEGVSARRRNPTRPGPMSATVPHERKRNEENEWPVSRVTGSSGNTEKGSLITVSGGARG; the protein is encoded by the coding sequence ATGGCAAGACTTTCTAGTCGCGAACTCGCACTTGAGCGCCGCAAGGCGCTGACAACCTCTGGTAAGAAGTCCTCTGTGGCTGCAGGAGATGGTGCCAATCGCGTGCGCACTGCCTCCGACGTACGTCCCACCCGCACGGACGCTGCAGCCGCTGTTGAGCCCACGGCTCCAGCTGTCTCCGCTCCCGTGAAACCAACAGTGTCGTTCACTCCGGCTTCCCCCTCCAGTAGTTCTCATGTGAAGCCTCAGCGTCATCCCAGCAGGGACCTGGTGCTGGCTCGCCGTGATGCCCTGTCCCGCCGCGGCAAGACCGCAGACACCAGCCGCGACCGTAACCGCGCTGATGTCGCTCGCCAAACCCAGGCTGCTGCTCCTGTTGCAGCATCGGCTGAGGAGCAAAAAACCTGTGGATGTGGTGGAAAGCGCGCTGCTGGAAAGGTTCAACTGAGTGCCCCTACCACTTCTCTTAAGCCCCGTTCCGACCGTCGCAGTGCAGCGCCCAAGCGCCGTGCCATCGAGAACCCCAGCCGTGCGCTGGTGTTGGCCCGTCGCGAAGCGATGGCGAAACACGGCAAAACCGCTGGTAAGCAACCCACCAGTGCTGCTGCTGTCGCCCGTCAAGCCAACCCTGATCTCACCAGCCGCGAGCTGGCTCAGCAGGTGCGTGAGCTGCGCACCAAGGCTGGTGCCCGCAACAAGCAAAGCGCTGGTGCAACCCGCCCAACCGGTCCCAACCGCCACGGCGCCAAGCAGGCTGCTGCAGCTGATGCCCACTGGAAAGTGGGAGAAAGCACCACGAGTACCGGCCAGACCGTGACCGGTACTCAGGCCAACCGTTCGGTAAAAACCACTGGCAATGAGGCCAGCACCTGCCGATCGATTACTGGCACCGAATACCTGGGTGCCGAAGTGTTCCAAACGTTCTGCCAGCAGGCACCTGAGCCCACCACTCCCGCCAAGGTTCGCGTCACCGCCACTAGCCACGGCAACCGCGTCACCGGCAATGAAGTCGGCCGTTCCGAAAAGGTCACCGGGGACGAGCCCGGCACCTGCAAGAGCGTGACGGGTACTGAATACATTTCTGCTAACCAGTCCGCTGCCTATTGCGGCAGCTCGCAGGTGTCACAGCGCAAGGTGGGTCACAGCCTCACGCAGCAGGGTCGTCCTGTCAGCGGCGTGATGGTGGGTCGTTCCTCCAGCGTCACCGGCGATGAAGCCGGGGCTGGCCGCAGCCTCACCGGTGATCAATATCTCGGGTCAGATCCCCTCCCCGACGGGCGCCCTGCCGCCAAGGTTGGCCAATCGGGAACCCTCTCTGGGACGGGTGTAACAGGAACCTTGGTGGGTCGCTCCTCCCAGGTGACCGGTAATGAGTTTGGTTCTTGCCATCGCGTCACCGGCGATCAATACATCAGCGCTGAACAGGTCAATGCCTTCTGCGGTAGCAAACCTGAGCCTGAAGCCGCCAAGGTCGGATTCAGCATCACCAACCGCAATCAGGTGGTGAGTGGCACCCGCACGGGTCGCTCCGAGCGAGTCACAGGCGATGAACCAGGCACCTGTAAGGCCGTCACTGGCACCCCCTATGCCGGACTCGAAAATGCTGGCCAGCACTGCGGAACTTCGGCTGTTCAGGCCATTCGCGAACGCACTCCTGTGCGTCTTGGTACGCCTTCTGCTGCCATGACCGGCATCCAGCCCGGTGTGGGTGGTGTGATGACGGGTGATGAGAAGGGAGCCTGTGAAGCCGTCACCGGCACCCCCTATGTAGGTGCAGACCAGCTCGCCACGGCCTGTGGCAACGAGGCTCCAGCGGGCACCGACAGCCATGGCCAAGCCCCTGAAGGTGCTGCCTGGACACGCTTCAGTGTGATGTCTCCCGCCCGTGCCGCTCAGCAGCAGCGCGATGACCAGGGTGCTGTCACCGGTACCTCCTACGAGCAGGGCAACCGCATCACCGGCCCTTTTGATCTGGCCGGTGGCAAGGTCACCGGCACCGAGCAGTTTCGTTTCGATAACCGTGAATTCCAACGTCGTCAGTTCCAACCCACCGTGGCGGTGGTGAGCGAACCGGCTGAACAGCCCGCCTCCCGGGTCACCGGGGAGGGTTCCTCCACCAAAATTACAGGTGACGACTGGGACCGTGGTGAGCACGTCACCGGAACTGAGGGTGTGTCCGCCCGTCGTCGTAACCCCACGCGTCCGGGCCCGATGAGTGCCACGGTTCCTCACGAGCGCAAGCGCAATGAAGAGAACGAGTGGCCCGTCAGCCGTGTGACCGGTTCCAGCGGCAACACCGAAAAGGGTTCCCTGATTACCGTCTCTGGCGGCGCAAGGGGCTGA
- a CDS encoding ferredoxin:protochlorophyllide reductase (ATP-dependent) subunit N, whose product MAGPTLLKESGPREVFCGLTSIVWLHRRMPDAFFLVVGSRTCAHLIQSAAGVMIFAEPRFGTAILSERDLAGLADAHEELDRVARELLQRRPEIRTLFLVGSCPSEVIKLDLARAAERLNDELQGRVRVVNYSGSGIETTFTQGEDGALAALVPLLPSSAERQLLLVGTLADAVEDRLIHLFGRLGIDRVRSLPPRQSTALPPVGPGTTVLLTQPFLTDTARLLRNRGATVLTAPFPLGAEGSRRWMEAAAQAFEVAPSHVATVLDPLMERARIALEPHREVLAGKRIFLLPESQLELPLARFLQRECGMELVEVGTPYLNREQMAEELALLPEGTPVMEGQHVELQLDRVRDSAPDLVVCGMGLANPLEAEGIATKWSIELVFSPIHGIDQAGDLAELFSRPLRRRQLIHPGLHPTQPDQPVHA is encoded by the coding sequence ATGGCCGGGCCAACCCTGCTGAAGGAAAGCGGACCGCGGGAGGTGTTCTGCGGTCTCACCTCGATTGTGTGGCTGCACCGGCGCATGCCGGATGCCTTTTTTCTTGTTGTCGGATCACGGACCTGCGCACACCTGATCCAGAGCGCCGCCGGCGTGATGATCTTTGCCGAACCCCGTTTTGGCACCGCCATTCTCAGCGAGCGGGATCTGGCGGGCTTGGCGGACGCCCATGAGGAACTGGACCGTGTGGCCCGGGAACTGCTGCAGCGGCGACCAGAGATCCGCACCCTGTTTTTGGTGGGGTCCTGCCCCAGTGAGGTGATCAAGCTGGACCTCGCCAGGGCGGCAGAGCGGCTCAACGACGAACTGCAGGGCCGTGTGCGGGTGGTGAATTACTCCGGCAGCGGCATCGAAACCACCTTCACCCAAGGCGAGGATGGAGCGCTAGCGGCACTGGTGCCGCTGCTGCCCAGCAGCGCTGAACGGCAGCTGCTGTTGGTGGGCACCCTCGCCGACGCTGTGGAGGATCGCCTGATCCACTTGTTCGGACGCCTGGGGATCGACAGGGTCCGCAGCCTGCCGCCGCGCCAGTCGACCGCGTTGCCACCGGTTGGCCCCGGAACCACCGTGCTGCTAACCCAGCCGTTCCTCACCGACACGGCCCGCCTGCTGCGCAACCGCGGCGCCACGGTGCTCACCGCCCCCTTCCCGCTGGGAGCTGAGGGCAGTCGACGCTGGATGGAGGCGGCCGCCCAAGCCTTCGAGGTGGCACCCAGCCACGTGGCAACTGTGCTGGATCCCCTGATGGAGCGGGCGCGCATTGCCCTGGAACCCCATCGGGAGGTGCTGGCAGGCAAGCGCATCTTCCTGTTGCCCGAATCACAGCTGGAGCTTCCCCTGGCCCGTTTTCTGCAGCGGGAATGCGGCATGGAGCTGGTGGAAGTGGGCACGCCCTACCTGAACCGCGAACAGATGGCCGAGGAGCTGGCCCTGCTGCCTGAGGGCACCCCCGTCATGGAGGGACAGCACGTGGAGCTGCAGCTCGACCGGGTGCGTGACAGCGCTCCGGATCTGGTGGTCTGCGGCATGGGGCTGGCCAATCCGCTGGAGGCCGAGGGCATCGCCACCAAGTGGTCGATCGAGCTGGTGTTCAGCCCGATTCACGGCATCGACCAGGCCGGAGACCTGGCGGAACTCTTCTCCAGGCCATTGCGGCGCCGCCAACTGATTCACCCCGGGCTTCATCCCACCCAACCCGACCAACCTGTGCACGCCTGA
- a CDS encoding ferredoxin:protochlorophyllide reductase (ATP-dependent) subunit B: protein MDLTLWTYEGPPHVGAMRIAASMQGVHYVLHAPQGDTYADLLFTMIERRGQRPPVTYTTFQARDLGGDTAELVKRHVREAVDRFQPDALLVGESCTAELIQDQPGALAQGMGLTMPVVSLELPAYSKKENWGAAETLYQLVRGLLKQQVPAEPKHDPKRWQQQGRRPRVNLLGPSLLGFRCRDDVLEVQTLLTMHGIDVAVVAPLGAGVEDVHRLPEADLNICLYPEVAESTCLWLERNFGMPFSRTVPIGVGATHDFLVEVHTALGLEPPSPQEGYRRSRLPWYSESVDSTYLTGKRVFIFGDGSHAIAAARICSEELGFQVVGLGTYSREMARPVRAAAKGLGLEALICDDYLAVEAAMAEAAPELVLGTQMERHSAKRLGIPCAVISTPMHVQDVPARMSPQMGWEGANVIFDSWVHPLMMGLEEHLIGMFRHDFEFVDGHQSHLGHAGGSGASQESALSDVPEADEGYVVWTADGEAELKKIPFFVRGKVRRNAEAYARQVGCREISSETLYDAKAHFKA, encoded by the coding sequence ATGGATCTCACGCTTTGGACCTACGAAGGACCACCCCATGTGGGGGCTATGCGCATCGCCGCTTCCATGCAAGGGGTGCACTATGTGTTGCATGCACCGCAGGGCGACACCTACGCCGACCTGCTATTCACGATGATCGAGCGGCGCGGCCAGCGCCCTCCGGTGACTTACACCACCTTTCAAGCCCGGGACCTGGGGGGCGACACGGCCGAGCTGGTGAAGCGCCATGTGCGGGAAGCGGTGGACCGCTTCCAACCCGATGCACTGCTGGTGGGGGAAAGCTGCACGGCTGAACTGATCCAGGACCAACCCGGTGCCTTGGCGCAGGGCATGGGGCTGACCATGCCGGTAGTGAGCCTTGAATTGCCGGCTTACAGCAAAAAGGAGAACTGGGGCGCCGCAGAAACTCTCTATCAGTTGGTGCGGGGTCTGCTGAAACAACAGGTGCCGGCTGAGCCGAAGCATGATCCCAAGCGCTGGCAACAACAGGGGCGTCGACCACGGGTGAATCTGCTAGGTCCTTCCTTACTCGGGTTCCGCTGCCGCGATGACGTGCTGGAGGTGCAGACGCTGCTCACGATGCACGGCATCGATGTGGCGGTCGTCGCCCCCCTGGGAGCTGGCGTAGAGGACGTGCACCGTCTGCCGGAGGCCGACCTGAACATCTGCCTCTACCCGGAGGTGGCTGAATCCACCTGCCTCTGGCTGGAACGCAACTTCGGCATGCCCTTCAGCCGCACGGTGCCGATCGGTGTCGGCGCCACCCACGACTTCCTGGTTGAAGTGCACACCGCTCTGGGACTGGAACCACCCTCGCCGCAGGAGGGTTATCGCCGCTCACGCCTGCCTTGGTATTCCGAATCCGTTGACTCCACTTACCTCACCGGCAAGCGGGTGTTCATCTTTGGCGATGGCAGCCATGCCATCGCCGCCGCCCGCATCTGCAGTGAGGAACTGGGCTTTCAGGTGGTGGGGCTGGGCACCTACAGCCGCGAGATGGCTCGGCCGGTGAGGGCCGCTGCGAAGGGCCTGGGGCTGGAGGCCCTGATCTGCGACGACTATCTAGCGGTGGAGGCGGCCATGGCCGAAGCGGCACCTGAACTGGTGCTGGGCACCCAGATGGAACGCCACAGCGCCAAACGGCTGGGGATTCCCTGCGCGGTGATCAGCACGCCGATGCATGTTCAGGACGTGCCAGCCCGGATGAGCCCGCAGATGGGCTGGGAAGGGGCGAATGTGATCTTCGACAGCTGGGTGCACCCGCTGATGATGGGTCTGGAGGAGCACCTGATCGGCATGTTCCGCCACGATTTCGAATTCGTGGACGGTCATCAGAGCCATCTGGGCCATGCCGGTGGATCCGGAGCGTCCCAGGAGAGCGCGTTAAGCGACGTTCCCGAGGCTGACGAGGGCTACGTGGTGTGGACCGCTGATGGCGAGGCGGAACTGAAGAAGATCCCCTTTTTCGTGCGCGGGAAAGTCCGCCGCAATGCCGAGGCCTATGCCCGACAAGTGGGCTGCCGGGAAATCAGCAGCGAGACGCTTTATGACGCCAAAGCCCACTTCAAGGCATGA
- the psaM gene encoding photosystem I reaction center subunit XII: MATALTSAEVFVALVVAAHAAVLALRLSISLYEA, encoded by the coding sequence ATGGCCACCGCTCTGACTTCGGCTGAAGTATTCGTCGCTCTCGTGGTGGCCGCCCACGCTGCCGTGCTGGCCCTGCGTCTCTCTATCAGCCTTTACGAGGCCTGA
- a CDS encoding ribulose bisphosphate carboxylase small subunit, with product MPFQSTVGDYQTVATLETFGFLPPMTQDEIYDQIAYIIAQGWSPLVEHVHPSNSMATYWSYWKLPFFGEKDLNVVVSELEACHRAYPDHHVRIVGYDAYTQSQGACFVVFEGR from the coding sequence ATGCCTTTCCAGAGCACCGTGGGTGACTACCAAACAGTCGCCACCCTGGAGACCTTCGGCTTCCTCCCGCCGATGACCCAGGACGAGATCTACGACCAGATCGCGTACATCATTGCCCAGGGTTGGAGCCCGCTCGTTGAGCACGTCCATCCCAGCAACTCCATGGCCACCTACTGGTCGTATTGGAAGCTCCCCTTCTTCGGTGAGAAGGATCTGAACGTTGTCGTCAGTGAGCTCGAGGCTTGCCACCGCGCATACCCCGACCACCACGTGCGCATCGTCGGTTATGACGCTTACACCCAGAGCCAGGGTGCATGCTTCGTGGTTTTCGAAGGACGCTGA
- a CDS encoding BMC domain-containing protein has product MTRFASFEARERRRGGSALVTGTEVKPPQGGASCVVTTDSESPRLQRQNSHVQSIELRTHVFIDSLQPQLAAYMGSVSQGFLPIPGDACLWMEVSPGMAVHRVTDIALKASDVRLGQMVVERAFGSMALYHRDQSTVLHSGDVVLEAIGSTIEQRSPADVSWTEVIRAITPDHAVLINRQNRRGSMIEAGMSMFILETEPAGYVLIAANEAEKASNITLVDVKAVGAFGRLTLAGREGDVEEAAAAAMRAIETVNRRSTFR; this is encoded by the coding sequence ATGACCCGTTTCGCCAGCTTCGAGGCCCGGGAGCGGCGGCGTGGTGGAAGCGCTCTCGTGACCGGCACTGAGGTAAAACCTCCCCAGGGAGGTGCGAGTTGTGTTGTGACCACGGATTCCGAATCCCCCAGGTTGCAACGCCAGAACAGCCATGTGCAGTCGATCGAGCTGCGCACCCATGTGTTCATCGACTCATTGCAGCCTCAATTGGCGGCTTACATGGGTTCGGTGAGCCAAGGATTTCTGCCCATTCCGGGCGATGCCTGTCTGTGGATGGAGGTGTCGCCGGGCATGGCGGTTCACCGCGTGACTGATATCGCCCTGAAGGCGAGTGATGTGCGCCTTGGCCAGATGGTGGTGGAACGTGCTTTCGGATCGATGGCGCTGTATCACCGTGACCAGAGCACGGTGCTCCATTCCGGTGATGTGGTGCTGGAAGCCATCGGCAGCACGATCGAGCAGCGTTCCCCCGCAGATGTGAGTTGGACGGAGGTGATCCGGGCGATCACCCCGGACCATGCGGTGTTGATCAACCGCCAGAACCGCCGTGGCTCCATGATCGAGGCCGGCATGAGCATGTTCATCCTCGAAACCGAGCCCGCTGGCTACGTGTTGATTGCGGCGAATGAAGCGGAAAAAGCGTCCAACATCACCCTGGTGGACGTGAAAGCCGTCGGTGCCTTTGGCAGGCTCACCCTTGCAGGACGTGAAGGGGATGTGGAGGAGGCTGCTGCTGCTGCCATGCGGGCCATCGAAACCGTCAACCGACGCTCCACGTTTCGCTGA
- a CDS encoding non-canonical purine NTP pyrophosphatase: MQRLTIATGNPIKVSEIEAMLGPLPLEVQRQPSDLEVDETGETYLENASLKASAAALRTNEWALADDSGLEVDALHGAPGLFSARYASGNDTKIQRLLEELNSSPYRSACFRSTMVISDPSGTCVASAEGVCWGELLLKPAYAGGGFESLLWVREARCTYGELNASQLTRLGSRGKAARALAPDLRRLLNLN, from the coding sequence TTGCAACGTCTGACCATTGCCACCGGCAACCCCATTAAGGTTTCTGAGATAGAAGCCATGCTTGGACCGTTGCCTCTCGAGGTCCAGCGTCAACCCAGTGATCTGGAAGTAGACGAGACCGGAGAGACCTATCTGGAGAACGCTTCTCTCAAAGCAAGCGCTGCTGCGTTGCGCACCAACGAATGGGCCCTGGCGGATGATTCCGGCTTGGAAGTGGATGCCTTGCACGGTGCCCCGGGTTTGTTTTCCGCCCGTTACGCCAGCGGCAACGACACCAAAATTCAGCGCCTTCTGGAGGAACTCAACAGTTCCCCCTACCGGAGTGCGTGTTTCCGCAGCACGATGGTGATCAGCGATCCTTCCGGCACCTGTGTGGCCTCAGCCGAAGGGGTCTGCTGGGGTGAACTGCTGTTGAAACCGGCCTATGCAGGCGGTGGCTTCGAATCGCTGTTGTGGGTGCGGGAAGCCCGTTGCACCTACGGGGAGCTCAACGCATCCCAACTCACCCGTCTGGGTAGCCGTGGCAAAGCAGCACGCGCCCTGGCACCGGATCTGCGACGCCTGCTGAACTTGAACTGA
- a CDS encoding form I ribulose bisphosphate carboxylase large subunit encodes MSKKYDAGVKEYRDTYWTPDYVPLDTDLLACFKCTGQEGVPKEEVAAAVAAESSTGTWSTVWSELLTDLDFYKGRCYRIEDVPGDKESFYAFIAYPLDLFEEGSITNVLTSLVGNVFGFKALRHLRLEDIRFPMAFIKSCYGPPNGIQVERDRMNKYGRPLLGCTIKPKLGLSGKNYGRVVYECLRGGLDFTKDDENINSQPFQRWQNRFEFVAEAIKLSEQETGERKGHYLNVTANTPEEMYERAEFAKELGMPIIMHDFITGGFTANTGLSKWCRKNGMLLHIHRAMHAVIDRHPKHGIHFRVLAKCLRLSGGDQLHTGTVVGKLEGDRQTTLGYIDQLRESFVPEDRSRGNFFDQDWGSMPGVFAVASGGIHVWHMPALVAIFGDDSVLQFGGGTHGHPWGSAAGAAANRVALEACVKARNAGREIEKESRDILMEAGKHSPELAIALETWKEIKFEFDTVDKLDVQN; translated from the coding sequence ATGAGCAAGAAGTACGACGCTGGGGTCAAGGAGTACAGGGACACTTACTGGACTCCTGATTACGTTCCCCTCGACACCGACCTGCTGGCCTGCTTCAAGTGCACCGGCCAGGAAGGTGTGCCCAAGGAAGAAGTCGCCGCTGCTGTGGCTGCTGAATCCTCCACCGGCACCTGGTCCACTGTGTGGTCCGAGCTCCTCACCGACCTCGACTTCTACAAGGGCCGTTGCTACCGCATCGAAGACGTCCCTGGTGACAAGGAGTCGTTCTATGCCTTCATCGCCTACCCCCTCGACCTGTTCGAAGAGGGTTCAATCACCAACGTTCTGACCTCCCTGGTCGGCAACGTGTTCGGTTTCAAGGCCCTGCGCCACCTCCGTCTGGAAGACATCCGCTTCCCGATGGCGTTCATCAAGAGCTGCTACGGCCCGCCGAACGGCATCCAGGTCGAGCGCGACCGGATGAACAAGTACGGCCGTCCCCTGCTGGGTTGCACCATCAAGCCGAAGCTCGGCCTGAGCGGTAAGAACTACGGCCGTGTGGTCTATGAATGCCTGCGCGGCGGTCTGGACTTCACCAAGGACGACGAGAACATCAACTCGCAGCCCTTCCAGCGTTGGCAGAACCGCTTCGAATTCGTTGCGGAAGCCATCAAGCTGTCCGAGCAGGAGACCGGCGAGCGCAAGGGTCACTACCTCAACGTGACCGCCAACACTCCCGAGGAGATGTATGAGCGCGCTGAGTTCGCCAAGGAACTCGGCATGCCGATCATCATGCACGACTTCATCACCGGTGGCTTCACGGCCAACACCGGTCTGTCGAAGTGGTGCCGTAAGAACGGCATGTTGCTGCACATCCACCGCGCCATGCACGCGGTGATCGACCGTCATCCCAAGCACGGCATCCACTTCCGCGTTCTCGCCAAGTGTCTGCGTCTGTCCGGTGGTGACCAGCTCCACACCGGCACCGTGGTCGGAAAGCTGGAAGGTGATCGTCAGACCACCCTCGGCTACATCGACCAGCTGCGCGAATCCTTCGTGCCCGAAGACCGCAGCCGCGGCAACTTCTTCGATCAGGACTGGGGTTCCATGCCTGGCGTGTTCGCCGTTGCTTCCGGCGGTATCCACGTCTGGCACATGCCCGCACTTGTCGCCATCTTCGGTGACGACTCCGTGCTGCAGTTCGGTGGTGGTACCCACGGTCACCCCTGGGGCTCCGCTGCAGGTGCTGCTGCCAACCGTGTGGCCCTCGAGGCCTGCGTCAAGGCACGCAATGCCGGTCGCGAGATCGAGAAGGAAAGCCGGGACATCCTCATGGAAGCCGGTAAGCACAGCCCTGAGCTGGCCATCGCTCTCGAGACCTGGAAGGAGATCAAGTTCGAGTTCGACACCGTCGACAAGCTCGACGTTCAGAACTGA
- the bchL gene encoding ferredoxin:protochlorophyllide reductase (ATP-dependent) iron-sulfur ATP-binding protein yields MTTTLTRPTDGEGSVQVHQDPGLNIQEETLVIAVYGKGGIGKSTTSSNLSAAFSKLGKRVLQIGCDPKHDSTFTLTHKMVPTVIDILEEVDFHSEELRPEDFVFTGFNGVQCVESGGPPAGTGCGGYVTGQTVKLLKEHHLLEDTDVVIFDVLGDVVCGGFAAPLQHANYCLIVTANDFDSIFAMNRIVQAIQAKAKNYKVRLGGVVANRSADTDQIDKFNERTGLRTMAHFKDVDAIRRSRLKKCTIFEMDDEDEAVQAVRSEYLRLAQNMLDKVEPLEATSLKDREIFDLLGFD; encoded by the coding sequence ATGACCACGACCCTGACGCGTCCCACGGACGGCGAAGGCAGTGTGCAGGTCCACCAGGACCCTGGCCTCAACATTCAGGAGGAAACCCTGGTGATCGCCGTTTACGGCAAGGGAGGCATCGGTAAATCCACCACCTCCTCCAACCTTTCGGCTGCCTTCTCAAAGCTAGGCAAGCGGGTGCTGCAAATCGGCTGCGACCCCAAGCACGACAGCACCTTCACGCTCACCCACAAGATGGTGCCGACGGTGATCGACATCCTTGAGGAAGTCGACTTCCACAGCGAGGAGCTGCGTCCGGAAGACTTCGTCTTCACCGGCTTCAACGGTGTGCAGTGCGTCGAAAGTGGCGGCCCACCGGCAGGGACCGGCTGTGGCGGCTATGTGACCGGGCAGACCGTGAAGTTGCTGAAAGAGCATCACCTGCTGGAAGACACCGATGTGGTGATCTTCGATGTGTTGGGTGATGTGGTGTGTGGTGGCTTTGCCGCCCCACTGCAACACGCCAATTACTGCCTGATCGTCACGGCCAACGATTTCGATTCGATCTTCGCGATGAATCGCATTGTCCAGGCGATTCAGGCCAAAGCCAAGAACTACAAGGTGCGGCTTGGGGGTGTCGTGGCCAATCGCTCGGCGGACACCGATCAGATCGACAAGTTCAACGAACGCACCGGCCTGCGCACCATGGCCCACTTCAAGGATGTGGATGCGATTCGTCGCTCACGGCTCAAGAAGTGCACCATCTTCGAGATGGATGACGAAGACGAAGCCGTTCAGGCTGTGCGCAGTGAGTATCTGCGGCTGGCCCAGAACATGCTCGACAAGGTGGAGCCCCTCGAAGCCACATCCTTGAAGGATCGGGAGATCTTCGACCTGCTCGGCTTCGACTGA